The Buteo buteo chromosome 3, bButBut1.hap1.1, whole genome shotgun sequence genomic sequence caaagaggaaATCGCCCCCGATTAGGCTTTGAGGGTGGTCAAACTCCATTTTACTTGGCCATACCAAAATATGGGTTTAATGAGGGACATAGGTAAGTTTCTTCACATTTACTCAGAAATTAATAGTTGTCTGCTTTTCTTGGATCTTCCTCCTGAAGCCAAAATCTAATATGCCAAACCAGGCCTAACTGAAAATGAGATATTCCTCTCAGACTGTTAGCTTCCTTACCAACAGAATGTTCAATTTTttgtgagattatttttttaattaattcacttatttgctgttgttttacAGCTTTGCTTATTTACCCTTTTCTTTGCATAATCCTTCATATGTAGCAGGCTACCCTTCCTCCTACAGCTGAGTGCCTTTTACCTCTGAAACCCCTCCTTCATATatgcttgtttctttctgcCTGTCTGTGCAGCAGATAACTTAGTGAACTGACTGGGAACAGTCCCATTGACTTGAGTGAGGATGTTGGGCATGGAAATGTAATCCAAAGCCTTGCTTtgttatttctctttgctttattCACCTTAAGCTCTGATCTGCCGCTAGCCAaacaattctgcttttcttcattactCAGCTTTTTTAGCCCTGCAACACTGGGGCCATGTCCATCTTCcagctttttaatgtttaaaattgttcttctaACATGTCTTTTCTCCAGTCACTGTTCTTAGCTGGAGAGCTGTATGccagtgttttcttcatttccttcacTTACACTGTCAATTACAAAattttgatgtttaaaaattttttgttgtttaaagctggttttgtttcctaagATAGCATGTATGTTACCTGGGTCACTAAccattttgttgcttttagGTGTGGTTATGAAAACTTCTATACCCATGCAATACTCTTACAGgcagtagtaataaaaacatGCCACCCCTAGCAGACTGTTCAAGAATGAAAAGACTAATGTGTATTTGTTTGTGAATTGTTAAACTTGCAGTTTGATTTCATGTTTCATTTGCTGATATAACTTCATCAAATAGCTGTGCTTTTCTATATTTCCATTCTTTATGCATGCAGTATAACTTACAGACCTGTCCTGGTTATTAAAGGTTTTCTCTGTGAGTCTTACTAGTTTTGAAGTGTGATTCAAACTGTTTCCAAGTACTGtcattttctcctgtttgctTAAGTTATTAAAAGAGTAAATGAGAAGCACTTTTGATAGCTGAAGACAGAGTGTAGATCTGCAGTCCTACAAAGGAAATGCTGCAGAATGCAGACGCTGAGCTTCTTATGCTAACAATGGTCACAAGTTCATGAATAACCAACTGCAAAAATCCAAGCTTCTGCAGTGACAAGAAATTAATAgggtcttgcttttttttaaccacatcTGACAGCATGTGGAAACAAAGAAAGTgctctgtaatttcttttcaatGTTGCTTGCAAAATTTCAATGTCGCTTGCAAAATTTCAATGTTAGGCtattgtaaatgtttttctggtGAATACTGTAAGTGCACTTGAAAGATGCTATTGTGGCAGGATGGCAGCATGCTGGACAACGTCTCTGCCTGTTTATCTTTAcctctgtcttctttctgcAGTCGTGTTCCTCCACTTCTAGCACTTTTGCTCTTTTAGGAACTGTCTGACAGTGCAAATTCTGTTGCTTGTCTGTCTTAGCTTGCCGGTAACAGAGACAAGCTTCTTCTCAGTTTTTCTGCTTCCACTCACAAATTTCCTCTAGCAGTGGTCACACTGATTGTATGAGACAGTTTTGAGCATCAGCATAAATGGTATGCAGTAGGCATAGACACTGGGATTGGGAAAACTGTTCGAAGGATTGGTTTGTGTAGTAAAGTTAGAATTTCATAAAACACAAAAGTAGATTCTGCAGAAGCTGATGGCTATTGACAAAATATTCCAAATTCCTTTGGAGATATGGTTTAATGCATATTTTCTCAATATTTCTCTTCCCTGGTGATCTTTTGAGGAAGATTCCATTCAATACTTGAGAGATGTCAGGTACAGTGATAATGGACTAAAAAATCTTGTTGGATAGAAGCAAGCTATGCAGGAGCACATATGGCATTTGGCTGATAGCCTTTGACTAAATTTGTGGGGGAGAGTGTATATATGGttttgactctttttttttttgtcgaATTTTCTGAATGTATCATTGAAGCTACCAAACTGGATTCCCTTTGAAGATGGTAGCTCTTTAGAATCCTGTTGACTTACCAAGAAATGCTGacactttaatttcttcatctttcttgcTTCCTTAAACCAGTCAGCAGGTAGAGAGGTATTCTGGAGTAAATTGAgctcagcaacagcaaaatgatTAATGTCATATCGGAGGTGGGGATGTGTGACCAAAGCTGAAGGCACAGTGGAGTCTTGGGGGCTGTAACTAGGGCTTGTATTTGCATTAAATTAAAGTTTTTGTTTATGGATAGgtgtgttttaaatgtttacttGGTAGTTCTAGGAGTAGGTAGAAAATAGAATACCGTGTGGTGAATCTCAGTTGACCAGTTCCTGTTAAAGCTTCAATTTTGTAAATGTCtcattattttgtttgggtttttttttgctttcctctccccagccgCAGGCGTCAGTATCAACCCCTCAGTCTTCAGAGGCTCCAGTACCTGATTGATTTGGGCAGAGTTGATCCCATGCAACCAATTGACTTAACACAGCTCACTAATGCCAGAGGTGTAACAGTGCAACCTCTCAAAAGGGATTATGGTGTCCAGCTGGTGGAGGAGGTATGCATACATACTTTTTACTTCAGGCAGGATAAAGCCTtgagttttcagtttttccataCCAGGCTGTCAGATTGTCCTTCCCATGTTTTGGAAGCATCTTTGCTTCTCTAAATTAGTTTGCTGTGGAATTTTTGTGATAATAAATCCACTAGAGGGCAGTGTGTGttcgcaaaaaaaaaaaaaatccaggatgATGTTTTAAGACCTGAAAGACTACAAAAATTATAGTTAAGGAGCACATAACAAGAGGTCGAACTAGTATTTTAGAACAGAAGACTCAAATGTAGTGAAAGAAATGTATGAATATTTTGGAAAGGCAGAGGGGTGTTTTTCATTCAACCCAGGTGACTGAGTTAGAGCAATTTGTTTACCTGTCTTGGTGCAGGGAACAGACAAATAATAATGTTTTTGCAGGATTTAATGTTTCTCACAACTTTGCAGAGAAGAATGAATGTTTGTccaaaaatactcattttaatGTTACTCTAATATGTGTTGAAATTTACAGGGTGCTgatattttttcagcaaaagtaAATATTGAAGTGCAGTGGGCATCTGAATTAGCAATTGCAGCcatagaaaaaaatggaggtGTTGTAACAACATCTTTCTATGATCCAAGGAGTTTGGGTAAgaacttcttttcatttctgccttttttttttctttttttttttttttaatgtgtgaagATTAAACAATCCAAATCATAGTTTCAAACATAGTTATTACTGGAAAATAATCCACTTCTATTCTAAAAGCTTCAACAACGCGTTGTTATACAAATGTTGAACTGTAATGCAtcctcagttttgctttttttaaccaTTCACCTGTTTAGCCTTACCAGTGTTAGTAGGCATTTACCAATCAGCCAGTTAAAGAAATCCAAGTAGCTTTGTAAACAGAGGAACTAATAAAAGAttgtttctttgaatttttgtCTTCTAACTTTCTCACGTGTTTAATAACACTaagaaaattcaggaaaaaaattaggtttAAAAACCACTGTGGAcgtttatatttttaatttaaaatacttttccagTTAAAGTGAGGAAATAACTAAGTTACAAGCTCAGAATTATTCCAGTCAAAATGACTATTGTTTTCAGAACACTTTCACTGAAGAACGaggctttgctttgcttgaggCTGCATCCTGCCTAATATTCATTCATGCAGTTTTTATTGACAATAATGGAGCTTTCATGTATGAATGAGGCTGAGAACAAGAGGAATAGGCATTTTTAGTGTGCAAAATATGTTACCCTGGACTGAtacaattttgctttttccagtccagaaaataatcaaaatattaaGGTTAAAAGGATCTGGAATGTAATTTGCCAAATTCAGTAAAACTTGAGGAGGAGAGGATAGTCTCACAATGATTAAATAGATGCATGTGCCATtgattcttatttaaaatacttacagAAGCACTAAATTTGACATTTGTTGGTACACTGTGTAAACAGCCGTGCAAATGCATTGCTTCTAACCTGGAAGTCAGTCCTTTAAATAAATGGTGGCATATAGCTTAGTTATTGTGTCTTTCCAAAGTGGGCATTCTAAATTTATTAGAAGTAATGATTCATCCAGATTGTCACTATAAATATCAGTTAAAACagagttgtttgtttggttAAGTGCAACTTGTAAACCACTATCTCATTCTCAGCAAGATTATTcttaaggtttgggtttttgcttGATGCTTTTTAATAAGACTATAATAATCTATTTAGCACAAAATACTAAATAAGAAGATGTCATTTAATGtctttaaatatgtattataaAGCATAGTatctaattttctttcatgttcacCCACAGAAATTTTATGTAAGCCAGTAGTATTTTTTCTGCGTGGCCAGCCTATTCCAAAGCGAATGCTTCCACCAGAAGATCTAGTCCGTTACTACACAGATGCCAGGAATCGTGGTTACCTGGCAGATCCATCTAAGGTTGCGGAAGCCAGACTTGAACTTGCCAAGAAATACGGCTATGTCTTACCAGACATAACGAAGGATGAGCTCTTCAAAATGTTAAGTGCACGCAAGGATCCTCGACAGATATTTTTTGGTCTTGCTCCAGGATGGATCGTAAACATGGCAGACAAGAAAATTCTAAAACCAACTGATGAGAGGCTGTTAAAGTACTATAGCTCATGAATTCAGGACTGGAGACAACTGCAGGTGTACAGGAAACATCTGGGTATGAAATAATGGATACGaagtggtgtttgttttttttaagactcCTGTTACACTAGACAAAACATAAATTTTTGTTTATGTAATCTTCTGGTGTAGCTCTCAACTTCTTTATTGTCATAATACAGTGTATGAAAAATCTTAACGTTTGGAAACAGTGTAGAGTCTGACATAAAGAGTGTTCGGGCACTTTCTCTTGCAATGATTTGCCAGttattttttcagacaaaatgtttcagtgttgcatttatttcagaggATGATTCCAAAGAATAACTTGACCTAATAAGTAGTTTATATTACCCTCTCTCCCcaaatttaaaatcagaaacGTGGCAGTACAAAACTAGTATTAGTTTTACAATCATATTACATACCATTTTCTAAAACATAATGTTATCTTGAATACCTCTAAGAGATAGACCATCTATTTTTAGATGGGGAAAATTAAGAACGACCAGAAACAACAAAGTACAGAGGAATTTATTAACCTCTTCAATTCCACAGCAATATTTTGGATTTTGCCATTGCCATCAATAGCACTAGAGCTTGAGAGGTCTTGATTTTTGACTTATTTCTTCAGATGGATTTGAGAAAGACAGGGTGTGCAGTTTAAAAGAACTTTCTaaatttaggaggaaaaaaaaaaagctatcttaatcatagaatcatagaattgtttaggttggaaaggacctctaagatcatcGACTCCAACTgccaacccaacaccaccatgcccactaaaccatgtcctgaagtgccatgtctacatgttttttgaacgcctccagggacggtgactccaccacttccctgagcagcctgttccaatgcctgacaaatcaatggcttttatttttcaaacagaatttaaaacttGTCCAGACACAAATGTGATGCcattaataaaaatgcataGCAAAATCAAGAGTCAAAGAATATTAGACAGTGACAGTAGATTGTGAAGGATGGGGATGTGATGGACAAAGTACGCAATTGGATTCAGTTTTCAGCTTGATCACAGATTGCATATATGACAGTGGACAAATGAATTTAGATGTTGTGAAAAGttatgaagaaattatttttatgggaAACAGTGTTTTAATCACACCAACTTGATACaatcttgaaaaatattttccaacaaATGTTTGTTTCGTCAATCTCTCCAGAATACTATACTATTACTATGCAAGAATATTCTAGGTTTCATTCTAGGAAGCTTAGGATTGGGCATTTGGGATGATgaactgtcgtggtttaagtccagccagcagctaggcaccatacagctgctcgcttactcccttccctcccactaggatggggaggagaactggaaaaaaagtgaaacttgtgggttgagataagaatgatttaataactaagtaaaaaaaaaaaattactaacaataataaaatagaataattgtaatgaataaaataaagaaaaaaacaagtcatgtacaatgcagttgctcaccacctgttGACTGATGCCTAAGCAATGATCTgcccccctggccaactcccccatttatatactgggcatgaagttttatggtatggaatatccctttggctagttcgggtcagctgtactggctgtgctccctcctggcttcttgtacacctgcctgctggcagagcatgggaaactgaaaaatcctcaacttaattgttgctaagtagctCTTAtcctaaaacatcagtgtgttatcaacattattcttgcactaaatccaaaatacactgtaccagctactaaaaagaaaattaactctatcccagctgaaaccaggacgtGAACCAAGCAGTAAATTGGAAGATGAGAGAGGAGACTTAAGTTAATCTATCAGAACTTGCTCTGACTCCTCAGAAGTTAATGAGATGCTTCATAATTACATGAACTTTAATGGAAGCTGaatttggctttaaaataaGGATAATTTTGTTAATAGGATGCAGGAAATGGTGTGGAAGACCAGAACACAAGAAGAAGTCTTGCTTTCCAATTTTCATGTGCCTTGGGAAATGCTACTTAAGGTTTTCTGTAGCTGCCAAACCATCCCATCTCCCAGGGAAAGCCCTCTGAGTGCCAGAATCTCATGTTTCTCCTGTATAACACCTGTATTTCACTGATGTGCCTCAGCGTTGGAGGgggtaagaaaaataaatttaaaagatcttctttttctttcagaaaataccAAGAAGTGGATGAATTTTGTTGGTGTTTGTCAACCAGCCCAGATTTTTGCTTCACTCAACAAACTGCCTTGTCAATTAATATGAGCATCTGtaatcacaaaacaaaataaaacaagttttctaTTCTCATGCTGTTTAAAGAATCTGAAATCCAGAGCTTAACAATGGAAAGTTACTAATTTTTGACAACTTATGCTTCAGCTTCTATTGTTTGTTGTTAATATGGTTTAGATGCTATCAGTAATGGTTGTTCTCCTGACTTGTGGTTTAAGTATAggtgaaacagcaaaacaacacCAATATAAAATTGGATTGTGAATAGCAGGAATTTGGTCTTAGTGGTGTTAACATTCATATTTTATAAGGTGCACAACACTTTTTTGGCACATTGAGAATAATACTGTGTGCCAAAAAAAGTATAGCTAGTGTTAACTTGAATGTGAAGTAAATAACTTTCTCACTTTAGATGTATCCTGTTCTGCATCCTGATGATTGTTGGTTTGGAACCTTAAATgacaagtaatattttttttttactttttttttttctttttgttattacAATACTACTGCCTCCATTTGGGAAGGAGTTGGTTGGGGGGAAGAGTATTTATTGCCTTCCCTTATTTGTGCcataatgtttctgtttttatgaATCAATTCACAATTGTATTTTGTGGAGGTGGTGGTACTCAACAGGAAAGCTACTTAACTGGAAGCAAAGAAGGAAGTTAGTCATATTAGTGAAGACCAGAAGACAAAAGTGTTTATGTATCATTGTGTATTTTGGGGAGgagaacgggggggggggtgtgtgcaaCTTTGTTTCCACTCCTGCtctttgtattaaaatgaacaaattgcttttggccattttttttttctaaatcaacTTCTTTGATGTACACACGCGTGCACGCGCTGGTTTCTGTAGGTTTCTAAATGGTTTTCAGGTGAAAGGGTAACTTGGATAAAATGataacagtgaaagaaagaatgaaaacaggaaacagaTGTCTGGTGACGTTGAGGGATTGGATAGCACTTATTCAGTGAACGACGTCTTAGTCACAAGGCAGCTGTATCCTGGCTCTGATACTATAACGCTACAAATACCTTGGAGCCAAAACAGCCACGTTCCACAAAATCCGGTCATTCTGCTTTATAAAGGTGATCTTTTATCATCTTATAATTGGAGAGGGCAAAAAGGGCTGTatgttgctttatttaaaatatgcaacacttgtctttttttcctctcttctgtttACAGTAGCTCGTATTTTATAATGgttgttctgatttttatttactagtGAAAAAAGTGACAAGGCTATAGAGGATTTCCTGTTCATTTTATCTCGTCAGGAGCACAAGTCTCCTGGCAACTGAATACAGAATTATCAAAAGCACGAATAAGTTATTGACAAGGTTTCTAATAAATCCATAATAAACAGCCTTCCAATGGACTGTTGTTTATGTGATGGTCAGGCTCACTGATGCAGGCTCTAAGCCAGCACTGGCATCTAAGGCCATTCTTTTTACTTAGGAATATGTACCATGTTTTCATGTTCATAAGATAAATGATTGCCTTGGATATCCTGTTTTGATAGGGGTTTTTCATATGCAACAATGTATTACACAGCAAGAAGCACCCAATCTGCTGTAACCGGAAGAGCCTTATCAGGTAGCTGAGGAAAAGAAGTGTTATTTGTGCCATAAAATACTGAAAGCCATGTCAATTTCTATCGACAACATCATACTTTTGAATGGTTCCTTGATAAAACTGATTACATATGTGAGactgaaatcaaaataaaggCCTTTGAATGAGTACATACCTTGTATCATACCTTGATAATTAGAAATCACCTATTTCTTAGGAGATAGGCTCTACTAACAGCAGCCAGTCAATACTATACTTAAGGTGGCTGACTGCAGACCCGAAATGAAGGAAgttaaaatatatgcattttccCTTTTAGTTACATGTACAACAACATCATGCTGGCTTTTAATTCATTATACTTCATATTATAGTACTTGTGTTTAACAACCAAAAGTTCAGTGTGCCATTCACCGATTTccaaaaaggaataaatgaataaatcagTGGCCCTGATCTGAATCTTCACTGGCAGTGTGCCAACATTGTTTTGACATACAACCATAATTGATGTTAGTGCTCCAGGAAGTCATATAAAAGTGATCAATTATGAAGATAGCTTCCCATTgctattttataattttctggtttattgctaaaatttaaaatgctgataCAAAGGTAATTTTGCACAGTTGAACACTCACATGTTCTGTAAAAATTTATCTCTTAATTTGAAATTGTTGCACAAGTTCcgtattttaaatatttaagtgttATATTTACACATCGCTAAAATAAGAAAGATGCTGTGTCTGTCCAAAATGGCCAGTTTAATATTCCACATgcagaattatttcttaaaatttcctGATAGGTGATCAGATGGGAATAGTTTTGCATAACACACAGTCTGTACTTCAGTTTACTGTTATGGTTTAGTTTATGAAAAGATGTAGTTAGAAGTCCAGGTGTGACAGAATTCTTACCCATTAGAGGAAAATTACAAACTTTTTAAGCTGCTTCATCTCCTAGCTCAGGTGGCCCGTATTGGTCTTTTGTAGCAAAAATATATGGCATTGCCTGAACAATTACTGGGTTCTCAGTGGAAGCAAACTATCCTCAGATCTATTCTGTCTCCTTTGGTTACTATTCCCTCTGTCACATCTGCATCTTCCCGAGGTCTCTTCTCACTTCTCCCGTTGTAGTGGTGGGAACTACGGGGCTCAATCATTCTCACAGTGTCATCCTGTCTGGCCCACTCTGGGTTTGAAAATCTGGTTGTTTTATGTGCCTCTGGAGCAGGAAAAGTGTTGATCATTCCTGCATCTGTTTATATGAGGGGGTTTTTCGTGGCTTGAGTTTCCTGGACTGGTGTTGCTTTTGTTGTTAAAAATGTCAACAGCAATGTTGTTTACTTGTTAACCTTGCAGATTCCAGGACACACGCCGACCGGGTTGGAGGGCCCTTTGAGCAATGGATTTGGAGTTTACTCAGAGTCAAGGAGCACTCCCTAGAAGGGTGTCTGTGCACTTAACTCAGAATTACACACACTAGATTCAAGTCTGAATGGATAGGCAATTTTGCATTCAATACATCAATGCCCCAATCAGTCTTCTTGCAGTTTTGGAAACCCAGCCCCTGTAAGATTCATTCTGTCTCCTGATAGGATTGTCCTGTCTGGTCTCTAATCTCTAAATATGGGCAGGTTAGCCTGAAAGTCTGCTGTTTCTtgatgttaatatttttattgttactcCTTGGGCAGGTGATGACAGCTAGAGGTTTGTGTACATAGAGCAGCCTGTGAAAAATAAGTTGATGTGTAAATTTACAGTACACTTGCTCTCTATGGATATTTTTGGTGATGCTGGTGTAGTTTGCTTTGCTCCCAGTGTGGACTAccttaaattaagaaaagaaattcactCTTAATATCTGACAAGGGAGATACTTTCTTTACTTTGTTGAAAGTAGCTGTGGTTCAGAGCTTCAAAAGTTGGAATCCAACTTCCCTATAAATTTAGTATGGTGAggtattgttttaatttcagaattaatGCAAGTCTAAATTTACATTGCTCACGTGTAGACAGTTGTTCAAGGTCATTTCATAGTCACCAGTAATCTGATTGATATAGTCAGTGGAGCCTGGAGAATTACTGTGTTTAGCCTGAAGCAGATATCTGAGCAACTAAATTGCACTGCAGGCTCCACTGGCTGTGACCATAGTTTTAACATATAGCACACTTGTATACACCCAAAACTTAAGTATCTGGAGCTGAATCCCactctgtgttttcagtgacCCAAGATGCTTGAAGCTGATGGTTGGAAGTTCTCCTTAGGGATCCACATATCACCAGTGTGGATTGCCTAGCTCACCATTGGGAAATTCTGAAGCTTGATGTACTAGGTTgtatttgtctttgaaaataagcatgctgatttaataaaaaacaagtcAGAGGACATCTTGGAGCCACAAGAGGTGAAAGGCTGGCAATCAGACAATCAGCATTATTTTACAACTATTGGAGACTGCAGCTTTTCCAGGATATAGAAATCAGTGGTACCCCCACCTGGAAGCCTTTGATTCTTTCAAGGTGGATGACTCCCAGTTCCCAGCCCTGCACTGGTATTGCCATTCAAAATTTGCCTGCCTACCTTCTTTGGCCCTCATGTAATATGTTGCTGATGTTTGTGCTAACTCTACCGTATGTGTTTCCTCTGTAAGCGAAGCATGGAAATTAAAGTCAcctgaattttcaaaagaaaaaatgggagAGGAGAATAGTACCACTCTGAGGTGTCTGCTTCAGCAAGTGATGCTTGTAATAGAGAAAGTGACTGAGATACCCAAACACAAATGTTGTCTCGCTGCTCTCTGAGAACATGCAGTCCAGTGCATCTCTTAGGGTCCCCTCAACAACTACTGTGATGAATTGTGTTGTTTGTATAAAAGACAGATTTGGGACTGATCCTTCTACAGATTTGGACTTGccatttctcctgttttcagtGATTTCTGGGTCCCTGAAACCTCATAGATGTGTTTTTCAGTGCACAGGCAATCATTtatcccttctttttcttttctttttttttttttttggcaaggcAATTGCACTAATCACCACAGCAGGCAGTCTGGGTATAGGCCATGTACTAGGCTTGAGACTGTTCCAGTCAAAATATTATTCTACTGGTTTTATGTTGGACTTGGCTGTGGTGACATTGCTGCCGCCCTG encodes the following:
- the MRPL15 gene encoding large ribosomal subunit protein uL15m, encoding MSGNGRSKALELLRSLPRVSLANLRPSPGSKKPERRRGRGRYGGRKCGRGHKGERQRGNRPRLGFEGGQTPFYLAIPKYGFNEGHSRRRQYQPLSLQRLQYLIDLGRVDPMQPIDLTQLTNARGVTVQPLKRDYGVQLVEEGADIFSAKVNIEVQWASELAIAAIEKNGGVVTTSFYDPRSLEILCKPVVFFLRGQPIPKRMLPPEDLVRYYTDARNRGYLADPSKVAEARLELAKKYGYVLPDITKDELFKMLSARKDPRQIFFGLAPGWIVNMADKKILKPTDERLLKYYSS